The following coding sequences lie in one Chelmon rostratus isolate fCheRos1 chromosome 2, fCheRos1.pri, whole genome shotgun sequence genomic window:
- the hyal1 gene encoding hyaluronidase-1, with protein MSSLHPEVLLFFTLISLASGLQFATSYFSQVPFLAVWNAPTASCLSQYGVDLDLGTFSIVQNQNQTFLGDNMTIFYAEKLGLYPRYSSQAEAINGGVPQNASLDEHLRAASEDIRTLIPDRDFQGLAVVDWESWRPVWERNWDSKEVYWKGSRALVRSRHPDWSPAQVDAAARLEFDEAGRKFMEETLKLGQQERPNGLWGYYGFPNCYNYYSSKSTNYTGECPDAEIKRNDGLLWLWNVSSALYPDIYLSLDLRGLGREVLLYTHHRILEAMRAGDLLTPSSPPVFPYTRIVYTYTLDFLSQEHLVYTIGESAALGSAGVVLWGDHAFSKSKATCDAVKSYIDETLGVYLVNVTAAATLCSQTLCSSQGRCQRRNPNSKAYLHLDPAMWKVVSERRPEGGQNYRVLGQMSTSEVTPMKSEFQCKCYQGWGGESCSKPLQG; from the exons ATGAGTTCGCTTCATCCTGaggtgctgcttttcttcacaCTGATCAGCCTTGCTTCAGGGCTGCAGTTTGCAACCTCGTACTTTTCCCAGGTGCCCTTCCTCGCAGTGTGGAATGCCCCTACCGCCAGCTGTCTTTCTCAATATGGCGTGGACCTCGACTTGGGCACGTTCAGCATCGTCCAGAACCAGAACCAAACCTTTTTGGGTGACAACATGACCATCTTTTATGCTGAAAAGCTTGGTCTGTATCCCAGGTACTCCAGCCAAGCAGAGGCTATCAATGGTGGGGTGCCACAGAACGCCAGTCTAGATGAACACCTGAGAGCGGCCTCTGAAGATATCCGCACCCTTATCCCTGACAGGGACTTCCAGGGCCTGGCTGTGGTGGACTGGGAGAGCTGGAGACCTGTGTGGGAGAGAAACTGGGACAGTAAGGAGGTGTACTGGAAGGGGTCGAGAGCGCTAGTGAGGTCCAGGCACCCAGACTGGAGCCCCGCGCAGGTAGACGCTGCTGCACGGCTGGAGTTTGACGAAGCTGGGAGGAAGTTCAtggaggaaacactgaaactggGCCAGCAGGAAAGACCAAACGGGCTGTGGGGTTATTATGGTTTTCCCAACTGCTACAACTACTACAGCAGCAAAAGCACAAACTACACAGGGGAGTGTCCAGATGCAGAGATCAAGAGGAACGACGGGCTGCTGTGGTTGTGGAACGTCTCCTCCGCTCTTTATCCCGACATCTACCTCAGCCTCGATCTGCGAGGCCTCGGCAGAGAAGTACTCCTCTACACCCACCACCGCATCCTGGAGGCCATGAGAGCAGGAGACCTGCTGACCCCATCATCACCACCCGTGTTCCCGTACACTCGCATCgtctacacatacacattagATTTCCTCTCTCAG GAGCACCTGGTCTACACCATTGGAGAGAGTGCAGCTTTAGGATCTGCAGGGGTGGTGCTTTGGGGTGACCATGCCTTCTCCAAATCTAAG GCCACTTGTGATGCTGTCAAATCCTACATTGATGAGACTCTGGGTGTTTACCTGGTGAACGTAACGGCAGCGGCCACTCTTTGCAGCCAGACCTTGTGCTCCTCTCAGGGAAGATGCCAGAGGAGGAACCCGAACTCAAAGGCCTACCTCCACCTGGACCCTGCCATGTGGAAGGTGGTGTCTGAGAGGAGACCGGAGGGGGGGCAGAACTACAGAGTTTTAGGACAGATGAGCACCAGTGAGGTGACGCCCATGAAGTCTGAGTTTCAATGCAAATGTTACCAAGGTTGGGGTGGTGAGAGCTGCTCCAAGCCACTTCAGGGATAA
- the hyal2a gene encoding hyaluronidase-2 yields the protein MLHWTLPDWKVLLLTVLLWDRLCALGLKPTRWPLYSQKPLLLAWNVPTEDCAPRHGIRFKLDLFQIVASPTEGFVRQNLTIFYKDRLGLYPYFEPDETPVNRGLPQMASITQHLEKMEEGVQKYIQERGAKGLAVIDWEEWRPLWIRNWETKDVYRRHSRELVRQKNPTWPPEQVAKVAQQEFEMSARKFMLETLKHAKNLRPNQLWGFYLFPDCYNHDYRRTLENYTGRCPDVEVARNERLKWLWTESTALFPSIYMGTVLRSSASGRQFVRNRVKEGMRLASSGTGLARPVFVYTRPTYANSLDQLTETDLVSTIGESVALGAAGIIMWGDTAYASSRNSCFNLDVYLQGPLGQYLLNVSTAAELCSQTLCGSHGRCLRKNPDSDVYLHLNPLTHNISSQQGKPTVTGELGEAEKTRFRTEFQCQCYSGHEGEGCDQTGEPSRAANPSAPQCVILLIISLLLC from the exons ATGTTGCACTGGACTCTGCCTGACTGGAAAGTACTGCTGCTGACTGTACTGCTGTGGGACCGCCTCTGTGCTTTGGGACTGAAACCGACGAGATGGCCACTGTATTCCCAAAAGCCTCTACTCCTCGCTTGGAATGTCCCGACTGAGGACTGTGCCCCGCGGCATGGCATTCGCTTTAAGCTGGACCTCTTCCAGATCGTGGCCTCACCCACTGAGGGCTTTGTTAGACAGAACCTCACCATCTTCTATAAGGACCGCTTAGGCTTGTACCCCTACTTTGAGCCGGATGAAACGCCGGTGAACAGGGGGCTGCCTCAGATGGCCAGCATCACACAGCACCtggaaaagatggaggagggagtGCAGAAGTATATACAGGAACGAGGGGCCAAGGGTCTGGCTGTTATTGATTGGGAGGAATGGCGCCCGCTCTGGATACGTAACTGGGAAACCAAAGATGTTTACCGCAGACATTCTCGCGAGTTGGTACGTCAGAAGAACCCAACGTGGCCTCCGGAGCAGGTGGCAAAAGTGGCCCAGCAGGAGTTTGAGATGTCTGCCAGGAAGTTCATGCTGGAGACGCTGAAGCACGCCAAGAACCTGAGGCCCAACCAGCTGTGGGGTTTCTACCTGTTCCCCGACTGCTACAACCATGACTACAGGCGCACTTTGGAGAACTACACAGGCCGCTGTCCTGATGTGGAGGTGGCCCGCAACGAGCGGCTGAAATGGTTGTGGACGGAGAGCACGGCCCTCTTCCCCTCCATCTACATGGGCACCGTGCTGCGTTCCTCAGCCTCCGGTCGGCAGTTCGTCCGGAACCGAGTGAAGGAGGGGATGCGTTTGGCATCATCAGGCACTGGGTTGGCACGTCCTGTCTTTGTGTACACCCGGCCCACCTACGCCAACTCCCTGGACCAGCTGACAGAG ACTGACCTCGTCTCCACCATCGGGGAGAGTGTGGCTCTGGGGGCGGCTGGAATCATCATGTGGGGAGATACCGCGTATGCAAGCAGCAGA aacagctgcttcAACCTGGATGTGTATCTGCAGGGTCCGCTGGGTCAATACCTCCTCAACGTCTCCACGGCAGCAGAGCTATGCAGCCAGACCTTGTGTGGTTCTCACGGCCGCTGTCTGCGCAAAAACCCAGACAGCGATGTTTACTTGCATCTGAACCCCCTCACCCACAATATCAGCAGCCAGCAAGGCAAGCCGACGGTCACCGGAGAGCTGGGCGAAGCGGAGAAGACCAGATTTCGAACAGAGTTTCAGTGCCAGTGCTACAGCGGCCATGAGGGAGAGGGCTGCGATCAGACAGGGGAGCCATCTCGAGCCGCCAATCCATCCGCACCGCAGTGTGTGATCTTATTGATtatctctctgctcctctgttag